A window of Chrysoperla carnea chromosome 3, inChrCarn1.1, whole genome shotgun sequence genomic DNA:
AAAAAAGAAATCTCGTTACTAATGAAGATGACCTTGTGTTTAGAGGTAATACTCAAATACCAGAAGCTTTATTGAATTGTAATACACCATTTgaattcttttcatatttttttactccaaatttgaaaaaagaaattgtttacGAAAGTAACCTTTATGCCACACAAAAGCAAATATCTAACCCAGAGACTATAAAcgaaaatatactaaataaatttctagGCATACTAGTTTTTACATCCgtcataaaatttccaaatacaAGGTTATATTGGAGTgataaatttggatatgatcTTATCAAAAACACCATGTCACAAAAGAAGTTTGAAAAAGTAAGATCGATTATTCACTTTGCTGATAACACTAAATGTCTCCCAAAGGAACATCCTGATTATGATAGACTCTATAGGATCAGACCACTTATCGAAACACTAAATCATGTGTTTGGCACCGTCCCTATGGATCAAAGGCTATCCATAGACGAGCAGATGTGCGCTACAAAAATGAGCCACTATATAAAACAGTACTTGCCTAACAAACCACACAAGTGGGGCTTCAAATTGTACCTTATCTGCAGTCTGCAAGGATATGCTCACAAATTTGAGCTATATGCAGGAGGAGGCAATAAAAATACTGCATCTTTACCAGGAGAACCAGATTTAGGAGAATCTGGGAACACTGTCATAAGGTTGGCTCGAATGGTACCTCGTCATGTAAACCACATAATATATTTCGACAACTTTTATACTTCTTTGCCGCTTCTCACCTATTTGGCCAAGGAAGGAATATATTCTTTAGGGACAGTTCGGGTAAACCGCGTACGAAATTCTAAATTACCAGATAAAAgaacaataatgaaaaaaaatgttgcaagGGGTTTTTACGAAGAGAACGTAGCGAATGTAGATGGTACTGAAGTGAGCGCAGTTGTTTGGAAAGATAACAAGCCTGTCAATCTTCTTTCAACTTACGTAGGTGCCGAACCAGCCACCACTGTATCAAGATTCGACAAAAGGAGGAAAGAAAGAGTTGAGATCCCATGCCCCAAAATA
This region includes:
- the LOC123296710 gene encoding piggyBac transposable element-derived protein 3-like; the encoded protein is MVIRPNLCLLCKNNSAHWWYVFYACMVNVLFGFFSMPRSLGLLDSEIREYLEKLDDSEDGLDGSDSEPEDEDEMNEDPPLVTEDTENAQEQEDPPLEESNDEEVSIPGAPQRNRPLLWKKRNLVTNEDDLVFRGNTQIPEALLNCNTPFEFFSYFFTPNLKKEIVYESNLYATQKQISNPETINENILNKFLGILVFTSVIKFPNTRLYWSDKFGYDLIKNTMSQKKFEKVRSIIHFADNTKCLPKEHPDYDRLYRIRPLIETLNHVFGTVPMDQRLSIDEQMCATKMSHYIKQYLPNKPHKWGFKLYLICSLQGYAHKFELYAGGGNKNTASLPGEPDLGESGNTVIRLARMVPRHVNHIIYFDNFYTSLPLLTYLAKEGIYSLGTVRVNRVRNSKLPDKRTIMKKNVARGFYEENVANVDGTEVSAVVWKDNKPVNLLSTYVGAEPATTVSRFDKRRKERVEIPCPKIIREYNTHMGGVDLLDSFIGRYHITMKSRKWTMRLFYHFLDLCVINSWVMYKKVHNQLGTSKLLNLAQFRLDVAETLCQTGLPISGCKRGRPSTSSIQAQLEMKRSRTSAQSVPSKNVRLDQTSHWSVWLEKQQRCKYPKCTGYTFKKCEKCQVSLCDTKQKNCYYKYHTE